Proteins from a genomic interval of Papaver somniferum cultivar HN1 chromosome 4, ASM357369v1, whole genome shotgun sequence:
- the LOC113273246 gene encoding uncharacterized protein LOC113273246 — protein MEVHSSSRNSVIGKRLWRFLRIAYYMMRKGLMSKRKLLMDMNLMMKRGKLMRKSLGNLMTFHSHHHHHNSHDLTRGSFGNPQDYEFSCSNSPNPVFSHMSKRKHHYFPCINPPNEEDLDEEEIEEEEAKAVVLARPKVGYSPECAFNFQFSTTATPNLVPGDSRFCPLLSPFAVRVTEYSSEDENEIQLEGMSSNPKVDDEAEDFIKRFYEQLRLQSKTQLLQYQENQYQEMLARGFVTRSPV, from the exons ATGGAGGTACATTCATCATCTAGAAATTCAGTTATCGGAAAGAGGCTATGGAGATTCTTGAGGATTGCATATTACATGATGCGAAAGGGTCTCATGTCAAAGAGGAAACTGCTCATGGACATGAATCTAATGATGAAAAGAGGTAAACTAATGAGGAAGTCATTGGGAAATCTAATGACGTTCCACAGTCATCACCACCATCACAATTCTCACGATTTGACGCGTGGTAGCTTCGGCAACCCACAGGATTACGAGTTCTCTTGCAGTAACAGTCCTAATCCTGTTTTTTCCCACATGTCAAAACGTAAGCACCATTACTTCCCTTGTATCAATCCTCCTAATGAAGAAGATCTCGacgaagaagagattgaagaagaagaagctaaagCTGTTGTTCTTGCACGGCCTAAAGTCGGGTATTCACCTGAGTGCGCTTTCAACTTTCAGTTTAGCACTACAGCAACGCCTAATCTGGTCCCTGGAGACAGTAGATTCTGCCCGCTCTTATCTCCGTTCGCCGTTAGAGTAACGGAATATTCGTCGGAGGACGAAAATGAAATCCAGCTCGAGGGAATGAGTAGCAATCCAAAAGTTGACGATGAAGCAGAGGACTTCATAAAAAGGTTTTATGAACAACTTAGGCTTCAAAGTAAAACACAATTGTTACAGTATCAGGAAAACCAGTACCAGGAGATGCTTGCTCGGG GTTTTGTAACACGAAGTCCTGTTTGA
- the LOC113271484 gene encoding protein SRC2-like, with protein sequence MEPPSSMELKVMSCNGINVFNFFQKLCTYVTVSIVSEDPKEKQKKRNHDKQKTPIDREGDGDPEWKHDIRFDLKQILSSALTSLDHMFVHFDILAEGFLGDKSVGQVVVPLKELILESHGGGATRFITYQVRGSDGKPNGTLNFSYKVVGNEISSTFQNDNNNQAIVYPPAQAVAPPPSISYPPIDNYPPSPPMFYPPPIEVQHQHHHHHNPSTSSEVFHTAPPTPASPNTPTVADMFPYPPPQQHQQPLYYHQPPPPAPAFPYGYGSGGFGYPHQPGYPMTTIGYPHPNPYPYVDRPYGDTWHRENQHGGRSPGGSWRRIRKLFGRLKKRFR encoded by the exons ATGGAGCCACCGAGCTCCATGGAGCTCAAAGTGATGTCCTGTAATGGTATAAATGTTTTTAATTTCTTTCAGAAATTATGTACCTACGTAACGGTTTCCATAGTTTCAGAAGATCCAAAGGAAAAACAGAAGAAACGCAATCATGATAAGCAGAAAACACCTATCGACAGAGAAGGAGATGGAGATCCCGAATGGAAACACGATATCCGATTCGATCTTAAACAGATTTTGTCGTCGGCGTTGACGTCTTTGGATCATATGTTTGTTCATTTTGATATACTTGCTGAAGGATTTCTTGGTGATAAATCTGTTGGACAAGTTGTGGTTCCTTTAAAAGAATTGATCCTTGAATCTCATGGCGGAGGAGCTACCAGATTTATTACTTATCAGGTTCGCGGTAGCGATGGAAAACCCAACGGAACTTTGAATTTCTCTTACAAGGTTGTTGGAAATGAAATTTCTTCGACGTTCCAGAATGACAACAACAATCAAGCAATAGTTTATCCGCCGGCCCAGGCGGTGGCGCCACCTCCATCGATTTCTTATCCACCGATTGACAATTATCCTCCGTCACCACCAATGTTTTATCCACCGCCAATTGAAGTTCAGCATCAGCATCATCACCATCATAACCCGTCTACTTCTTCGGAAGTGTTCCATACGGCTCCACCGACACCAGCTTCTCCTAATACTCCAACGGTGGCAGATATGTTTCCGTATCCGCCTccgcagcaacatcagcaaccgCTGTATTATCATCAACCACCACCGCCAGCACCGGCGTTTCCATATGGATATGGGTCAGGGGGGTTTGGATACCCACATCAGCCTGGATATCCAATGACGACAATCGGGTATCCACATCCAAATCCATATCCTTATGTGGATAGGCCGTATGGAGATACTTGGCACAGGGAAAACCAGCATGGAGGAAGATCTCCCGGTGGTTCTTGGAGGAGAATCAG GAAATTGTTTGGACGCCTCAAAAAGAGATTCCGTTAA